A window of the Schlesneria paludicola DSM 18645 genome harbors these coding sequences:
- a CDS encoding DUF1559 domain-containing protein, whose amino-acid sequence MRFLSDIVRKRGFTLIELLVVIAIIAVLIALLLPAVQQAREAARRTQCKNNMKQIGLALHNYHDVHNIFPPSYLIQPGGNATLGPPSDAGDAGPGWAGLALLLPQLEQANLYHALDFNAPCWSASNASFVQRTIPSYLCPSATNGNNVYNVVDEGGTVLAKFARSNYVANAGRIDVWDLTDADLSSEADGPLYRNSATRIRDISDGLTNTVFFGEQTPYHSDSTWVGVVPNSVTCPSPLFAYAGCDGAAPQVNVHSGPGINEFPPIIHPPNSNFGYVDEMYSQHDSGGNVLLGDGSVRFASKFMDGVTWSRLATRASGEVVGDW is encoded by the coding sequence ATGCGTTTCTTATCGGACATCGTTCGCAAACGCGGATTCACGTTGATTGAACTTCTCGTTGTGATCGCCATCATCGCGGTTCTGATTGCGTTGCTATTACCCGCGGTTCAGCAAGCTCGAGAAGCCGCGCGGCGGACACAATGCAAGAACAACATGAAGCAGATTGGCCTGGCGCTGCATAACTATCACGATGTTCACAACATCTTTCCGCCTTCGTATCTGATTCAGCCCGGGGGAAATGCCACGCTGGGGCCGCCGTCTGACGCCGGTGACGCGGGACCGGGATGGGCGGGCCTGGCGCTACTACTGCCTCAACTTGAGCAGGCCAACCTGTATCACGCGCTCGATTTCAATGCTCCGTGCTGGTCCGCATCGAATGCGTCGTTCGTGCAGCGCACGATCCCCTCGTACCTTTGCCCTTCGGCCACGAACGGGAACAACGTCTACAACGTCGTCGACGAAGGCGGAACGGTGCTGGCGAAGTTCGCACGCAGCAACTACGTGGCTAACGCTGGGCGCATCGACGTCTGGGATCTGACCGACGCCGACCTCTCCTCAGAGGCCGACGGGCCGCTCTATCGAAACAGTGCAACCAGGATCCGCGATATTTCGGATGGCCTGACCAACACGGTCTTTTTTGGCGAGCAGACTCCCTATCACAGTGACTCCACCTGGGTGGGTGTTGTACCGAATTCCGTAACGTGTCCGTCGCCATTGTTTGCCTATGCCGGATGCGACGGAGCTGCTCCGCAGGTGAATGTGCACTCGGGACCCGGCATCAACGAATTTCCTCCGATCATTCATCCCCCCAACAGCAATTTTGGGTATGTCGACGAAATGTATTCACAACATGATTCTGGTGGCAACGTCCTGTTGGGTGACGGCAGCGTGCGTTTTGCATCCAAGTTTATGGACGGGGTGACATGGTCTCGTTTGGCAACCCGCGCCAGTGGTGAAGTCGTGGGTGACTGGTGA
- a CDS encoding DUF58 domain-containing protein — MRRDQSIWQGLTAILHYDFCPWANRWLAGLRHPVSNLAFAAIAALACGLFVKSIALLAFVVLTAIVCLGWFWPVISTCGVSCTVRFSERRVTEGERVRIVVQISNRCPWPVWGLVIDPGFAMDAESRSSSVVIHLIHGWSNQEVTWEVIPPSRGEYPLRAPDMATDFPFGLRTTRRPIRRFDKLIVWPSLISLETLLDAAETRPTADAFSDVRTGDRGDVIGTRPFRDGDSLRRVHWVQTARTGKMIVSERQMATQPAIRVVFDSDPQLHDGSDPDGTLEWSIRIAASVCAAYHRENALVECCFGHESIELRGGTLGLARFLDSLAKWKPCHSHHARACQHDHRQAACHRIHHRNCGVFQLTITTDRGVGHRVEHRHVHGEQKRVVLRTRSSEKSCEICGDSHNTPQRHSIILDRSDDIAAEFRRKWRLACHVG, encoded by the coding sequence ATGCGTCGTGATCAATCAATCTGGCAAGGCTTGACCGCGATTCTGCACTACGACTTTTGCCCATGGGCCAATCGCTGGCTGGCGGGTCTTAGGCATCCCGTGTCCAACCTGGCATTCGCCGCCATTGCGGCGCTGGCCTGTGGGTTGTTTGTGAAATCGATCGCCTTGTTGGCGTTTGTTGTTCTCACGGCAATCGTGTGTCTCGGCTGGTTCTGGCCCGTCATCTCGACCTGCGGTGTGTCGTGCACTGTCCGTTTTTCTGAACGTCGGGTTACAGAAGGGGAGCGGGTTCGGATTGTCGTACAGATTTCGAACCGCTGCCCATGGCCCGTCTGGGGGCTGGTGATTGACCCTGGCTTCGCGATGGACGCCGAGTCGCGTTCTTCATCGGTGGTGATTCACCTCATCCATGGCTGGTCGAATCAGGAAGTGACCTGGGAGGTGATTCCACCGAGTCGCGGCGAGTATCCATTGCGGGCTCCCGACATGGCGACAGATTTTCCGTTCGGACTGCGAACCACGCGACGTCCCATCAGGCGGTTCGACAAGCTCATCGTCTGGCCGAGCCTGATTTCTCTGGAAACACTGCTCGATGCCGCCGAGACTCGACCAACGGCCGATGCATTCAGCGATGTGCGTACAGGCGATCGTGGCGACGTTATTGGAACGCGTCCGTTCCGCGATGGCGATTCGTTGCGACGCGTTCACTGGGTCCAGACCGCGCGCACTGGCAAGATGATCGTGAGCGAACGGCAGATGGCCACGCAACCCGCCATCCGAGTTGTCTTCGATTCTGATCCCCAGCTTCACGATGGATCTGATCCAGATGGAACACTCGAATGGTCGATTCGCATTGCTGCGAGTGTCTGCGCCGCCTATCACCGCGAGAACGCGCTCGTCGAGTGCTGTTTCGGCCATGAGTCGATCGAGTTGCGTGGCGGAACATTGGGACTGGCTCGATTCCTCGATTCGTTGGCCAAATGGAAACCCTGCCACTCACATCACGCCCGAGCGTGCCAGCATGATCATCGACAGGCGGCCTGTCATCGAATTCATCATCGAAATTGTGGTGTATTTCAGCTCACGATTACGACAGATCGTGGAGTCGGCCATCGAGTCGAGCATCGGCATGTGCATGGTGAGCAAAAACGGGTGGTACTGAGAACACGATCCAGCGAGAAATCGTGCGAGATCTGTGGCGATTCGCACAACACGCCACAACGACACTCCATCATCCTTGATCGTTCGGACGACATCGCTGCCGAATTTCGTCGCAAGTGGAGACTGGCCTGCCATGTGGGTTGA